The Juglans regia cultivar Chandler chromosome 11, Walnut 2.0, whole genome shotgun sequence genome contains the following window.
cgaacaaacctccaAACGTACCACTTACATTtgaacgctccttcgtttatATTCGAAATTACGTCTGAACGTTAAAACcattacgtttgaacattggtcctttaacgttcaaacggatattcgaacgtttattataattaacgttcagacgcataaacgttcaaacgtaaatatgatacgttcgaactataatcaacgaacgtcaacttctcttATCCGAACGCTAATCAGTCGGGTTTCCATTCGAACCTTCAATTggacgttcgaatgttattttctgtgatagttcttaaccgtcacaaaaaaaaaagaacatttgaACGTTCAAACAAATGAAACACCTCCAACCGtcagtaaaaatatttttagtgacagttcaacagtaaaccgtcaataattattttctgtgacgtACATTAGATGACGGttgtggtgacggtttcaaaccgtcaccaaatatctttagtgacgttttggCAATTTTTGGTGACCGTTTTGTCTGTCgcaaaagacaaattgtgttgtagtgattgTCCAAGgctggaaaatatatataaatatcatgtgCATATGTTTTGGGAAGCAATGAAGCAAAAtgttaacaaaattaatttaaaaagagaaaattcgGACGTTTTCTTTAGAGTAGAATTATGTCGTCTCCAAATTTGAACTTGCAATAAATTTCTCGATAGTCtactttcaaaatataacaatgCCGATTCCCGTTAATCTCTTTTTTATgcatacaaataattaaatattgaacttgatttaaaatagtttaattctaaaaacaaatagacaagaaaaaggaagaataaagtgtttcttcatatttttggagAGAGTATGGAGCACGTAAATTCGAAGGTAgagtttcttatttatttattttttagagaaagGTTACTTCATATTATCTCAAAAGAGATGATTGTGAATACATTGAAGATAATCATCTACATGAATTGAGTCCTTAAATAAGTCTAGAGAGCTTTCAGCCAGGCAGTGTGCCGTTGTATTGGCTTGTCTAGGTACATGACAAACAGACCAAGAAAGGTAAGTGCCAAGTAATTTCTTGATGTCTTGATAAATCAGCCCCATCGTACTCCAGTCTTCAGTTGAACCATTTATGCCATTTACCACTTGCTTTGAATCCCCTTCGAAAATGACATTGTTGAGTCCAATCTCAATGCCAAATTGCACTGCTTGCAAGGCAGCAAGTGCTTATCCCAGAAGTGGATCAGGAAAGGGAGGACAGGGGCTCCTGAGAGTTGTTGTCACAAGGCCAAACCAATCTCTGATTGACACCCCTATACCCACCCTGCAGTTAACCTTGTCGATTGCTGCATCccaatttaatttgtaatgcTTGGCTGGAGGTTGATTCTGAGAAGTTATCTTTTGCTAGTTCCTTTCTAGCTCATCCAACTATATAATGCTAGTGCAGACTTTAAGACATGTTGAGGTGAAGCgaatttggattcaaaaataaatttgttcctTTTGTACCAAATTTCCTTAGCTGTGAGAGCTAACTTAGTGTGTTCCTCAAGTGGAAGAGTGGATAGAAGCTCTGTAAGCAATTCATAAAATGGTGCCTCCTCAGTCCTACTTTTCTGTAACCTTCTTGAGCTATTGCTCCATACATCTTGGGTTGCTTTACACGTCCATAGTACATGGGACACTGTTTTTGGATGAGATAAGCATATAGGACACATATGTGAATCAATGATCTTCCTTTTGTGCAAGTTTACTCTGGTGGGAAGGATTTCCCTAGCTGATCTCCAGAGGAACATTTTGGCTTTGTTAAGCACTTTAAGCATCCATAGCAGTTTCCATAGGACCTCATGTTTAGTAGGGTCTGATGCTTGCCCCTTATTGAGATCATTCACAGAGACTTGGAGATGGTATGCTGATTTAACTGAGAAGATCCCATTCTTAGTGCACCTCCAAACTTGCTTGTCATTGCTGTTGCAGGGACTGATATGCATTCTAGAGATGATAGCAACCTCCCCAGAGATGAAAACACTCTGAACAAGGGGTAGGTTCCAAGAGTGAGTGTCTTGGTCGATGAGAGAGCTAACAGTTGCTTCTGTGCTGAGAACCTTGGGAGGAGACTGAGTCTTATAAGACATTGGGATAGGCAGCCATCGATCTGACCAAATCttcactttgtttccattacCAATCTTCCATAGAAGGCCCTCATAGAGTAGTGGTCTGGCTGCTGTAATACTTTTCCACACAAAAGAATCAGCCCTTCTAACTCTTGCTGAAGAAAAATCAGTTGAAAGGAAATATTTGGCTTTTAGGACTCGAGAGGCCAAAGATTGGGTATTGGTGATGAgcctccacccttgcttagctAACAAAGTTTTGTTGAAATCTTCAAAATCTTGAAACCCCAAACCCCCAACCTATTTGCCCTTTCCAAGACTCTTCCAATTTAACCAATGCATCTTGGAATCCTGGTTTCTAATCCCCCACTAAAAGGATTGCATCAGTTTATTAATGTTCCTCAAGATACCCTTGGGAATTAGAAAAATGCCCATGCAATATGTAGGTATGGATTGAATGACTGATTTCAGCAAGACTTCCTTACCTGCTGGGGATAGCAGGTTTGTTTTCTAGCTGCTCATTTGAGCTTTGATTCTGTCAAGGATGGGAAAGTAAGCCCTTGACTTACTCTTGGCTATGTAAGAAGGTAAACCCAGATATCTTTCAAAAGGCCCCGAGGCTTTAATCCCAGCAGTAAACAGGATGGAATTTTGGATCTCTTTCCTTGTATTCTTGCTAAAATAGATTGAAGACTTCTCAGGATTTAGCCTTTCACTCGAAGCTGATTCATATGAAGAGAGGATGTTATGTAGCCTGCCCCATTCCTGCAGCTGTGCTTTACAAAAAACCAGGCTATCATCTGTAAAAAAGAGATGATTAACAGACAAAGAGCCTCTAGTGATAGGGAAGCCAGAGATTAAGCCCTTTTGTTCAAATTGATTCAATGCAAAGGTGAGAACTTCTGAGCATAGAATAAACAAATAGGGTGAGAGAGGGTCTCCTTGACGTATACCCCTTGAAGGCTTGAAGGGTGATTTAGGTGAACCATTTAGTAAGATTGAATAAGATACAATGCCAATACACTGCATAATCAGGTCAATCCACTCCTTAACAAAACCCATTTGTTGAAGCACAAGCTGCACAAAAGACCACTCTAGCCTATCATAGGCTGTCACAACCCCATCCCAATTCTAGGACGGGATCGCAACGCGTGACCTGTTCTTTccttattaatattagtatgtatttttttttttctacaaggGTAAAAGGGATAGGCGAGAACATGTCAAGCATGTACACTCCCGTTTCTAGTTTAAAAGTAAGCACCTGATAGACAATCTGTTCAACATATTACCCaaaggactctcagagtccaccATTCGCTCATTTAAAACATCGCTAGTTCCAATAAAAAGGGGGCTCCATCCCTACAACACATCCAAAAGATATTTAACCTTCTTATGCGGGAAtaccatcaccccaccatagaaGTTACACTATTACCATCATCCCACCACAACACCTACATCATGCCCAAGGACATATTGTCTTAAAGTCAAACCAACAAAACGTCCCAACATGAGACCCATCATAAAACATAAATCATAACCATTATCATCAAATCGAACCGACAAGGAATTCTAAGCATCAGCCCTTCCCTCCTCAGCAGTGCCTAGCTCCACAACCTCATCATtcatacctggacgtttaaaacataaacacaaagtgagtctaataatcagtaagtagtacaccatgtcgttaacttattaatcacataatcttttcttttgaaaacatgcatacataaacatttgctaattcttgacaatgctttcatgcttAACTATTTAAGAataactgtacttttcatgcataactgtactttccatgcataactgtactttcatgtttaactgtacttttcatgcataactatactttcatgcataacagtactttcatgcttaactgtacTTTTCAAGCATAACTGTACTCTTATGCttaactgtacttttcatgcataaacattacttgctttcatgcataacattaCTTAGAAATGATTTTGCTTTAGGTTTCACTTTCTTgagccagtacacactattacgccccgtgtgttggggttagcggtcttttggacctggattccgcccGCAGCCGcaggttgggaacccctttcatggggggcagtactgggtgcacttccagtactacttactcggcattgcaatctgcccattcctttggtacccttttcatacATGTGGTCGTTACATACAtttatacattcatgctttcattccttttcattttctttctttataaaaataacgttttcattatcttcattTAGTGCCAAGGCG
Protein-coding sequences here:
- the LOC118349904 gene encoding uncharacterized protein LOC118349904; translated protein: MGFVKEWIDLIMQCIGIVSYSILLNGSPKSPFKPSRGIRQGDPLSPYLFILCSEVLTFALNQFEQKGLISGFPITRGSLSVNHLFFTDDSLVFCKAQLQEWGRLHNILSSYESASSERLNPEKSSIYFSKNTRKEIQNSILFTAGIKASGPFERYLGLPSYIAKTRVRRADSFVWKSITAARPLLYEGLLWKIGNGNKVKIWSDRWLPIPMSYKTQSPPKVLSTEATVSSLIDQDTHSWNLPLVQSVFISGEVAIISRMHISPCNSNDKQVWRCTKNGIFSVKSAYHLQVSVNDLNKGQASDPTKHEVLWKLLWMLKVLNKAKMFLWRSAREILPTRVNLHKRKIIDSHMCPICLSHPKTVSHVLWTCKATQDVWSNSSRRLQKSRTEEAPFYELLTELLSTLPLEEHTKLALTAKEIWYKRNKFIFESKFASPQHVLKSALALYSWMS